A genomic region of Mitsuaria sp. 7 contains the following coding sequences:
- a CDS encoding YdaS family helix-turn-helix protein translates to MDMSSTWQGAVDRAVHLCGSQAALARHLKVPRQHVSEARTGGRTIPTDRLPALGQLVHMTPAELWTLQEIANMPRRNPFARECDGL, encoded by the coding sequence ATGGACATGTCCTCCACCTGGCAGGGCGCGGTCGACCGCGCCGTGCACCTGTGCGGCAGTCAGGCCGCACTCGCCCGTCATCTGAAAGTCCCCCGGCAGCACGTCAGCGAAGCCCGCACCGGCGGACGCACCATTCCCACCGACCGGCTGCCGGCGCTCGGCCAGCTCGTCCACATGACGCCGGCCGAACTCTGGACGCTGCAGGAGATCGCCAACATGCCGCGACGCAATCCGTTCGCCCGTGAATGCGACGGGCTGTGA
- a CDS encoding ABATE domain-containing protein: MGQDVPGEPALLVGDHLALDFINTEYGEADLHREVLQSDQAVLDWLRTVGLFDADADGDADADLAAPRGLLTLARKLRTNARALVEAARRGEEADPAVVNQVLGQGSRGTELRWNAELGAFEATRRAGRGDAAELLAPIAEALVELLSAVDLGLVRQCEGEHCTLLFRDLTKSHRRRWCSMASCGNRMKVAAFRARRSGA; encoded by the coding sequence ATGGGCCAGGACGTCCCGGGAGAGCCCGCGCTGCTGGTGGGCGACCACCTTGCGCTGGACTTCATCAACACCGAGTACGGCGAGGCGGACCTGCACCGCGAGGTCCTGCAGAGCGATCAGGCCGTGCTCGATTGGCTCAGGACGGTCGGCCTCTTCGACGCCGATGCCGACGGCGACGCGGACGCGGACCTCGCGGCGCCTCGGGGATTGCTCACGCTCGCCCGCAAGCTCCGGACGAACGCGCGGGCGCTGGTGGAGGCCGCCCGGCGCGGCGAAGAGGCCGACCCGGCCGTGGTGAACCAGGTGCTGGGACAAGGCAGCCGCGGCACGGAACTGCGATGGAATGCCGAGCTCGGCGCGTTCGAGGCGACGCGGCGCGCGGGCAGGGGGGATGCGGCGGAACTGCTCGCGCCGATCGCCGAAGCGCTGGTCGAGCTGCTCTCGGCCGTCGATCTCGGGCTGGTGCGGCAGTGCGAAGGCGAGCACTGCACGCTGCTGTTCCGCGACCTGACCAAGTCCCATCGGCGCCGCTGGTGCAGCATGGCGTCCTGCGGCAACCGGATGAAGGTCGCGGCGTTCCGGGCGCGTCGCAGCGGCGCCTGA
- a CDS encoding S9 family peptidase, whose product MNSLVVLPLCALLAAAPAPATAQTAQVAQAAQADRAPAAVPLTTSCLVGAYRLESGQTLDIAPAGGNTLRWTALGGETGRLRPRPDGTWTSTVGWTGRPAKDTLSSADCDKGEISFGGQRGQRIAFDVSETTFDAGGVTLAGRLVMPRGQGPVPVVVLLHGSESDSAREGNVLQRVFPAEGIGAFVYDKRGTGASGGAYTQDIGVLADDAVLAMKEARRLAGPRAGRVGYQGGSQGGWVAPLAAARAPVDFALVSFGLTVSMLEQDLQSVALEMRANGHSARDTEDALALTRAGQKVIETRGREGYEAFDALREQYRSRAWFKDVRGNFLHLVLPLDKAQILEGLNTTYKFDVSFRYDPMPTLRASRTPQLWILGADDRVAPSAGSEADIRSLIAAGKRYTLAVYPGADHGMTEFELTADGRRVSTRYAEGYFALMRDFMRNGRIADVGDAGDRYGKAVITRPLPVK is encoded by the coding sequence ATGAATTCACTTGTCGTGCTGCCGCTGTGCGCGCTGCTGGCCGCGGCGCCCGCGCCGGCGACGGCCCAGACCGCTCAGGTCGCTCAGGCCGCTCAGGCCGATCGAGCACCCGCGGCCGTGCCGCTCACCACGAGCTGCCTGGTCGGCGCCTATCGCCTGGAGAGCGGCCAGACGCTGGACATCGCGCCCGCAGGCGGCAACACCCTGCGCTGGACCGCCCTCGGCGGCGAGACGGGCCGGCTGCGGCCTCGGCCCGACGGCACGTGGACCAGCACCGTCGGCTGGACCGGCAGGCCGGCGAAGGACACGCTGTCGTCGGCCGACTGCGACAAGGGCGAGATCAGCTTTGGAGGACAGCGCGGCCAGCGCATCGCCTTCGACGTGAGCGAGACCACCTTCGATGCCGGCGGCGTCACCTTGGCCGGGCGTCTGGTCATGCCCCGGGGCCAGGGCCCCGTGCCGGTCGTGGTGCTGCTCCACGGCTCCGAATCGGATTCCGCACGCGAGGGCAACGTCCTTCAACGCGTGTTCCCCGCGGAGGGCATAGGCGCGTTCGTCTACGACAAGCGGGGCACCGGCGCCTCCGGCGGCGCCTACACGCAGGACATCGGCGTGCTGGCCGACGACGCGGTGCTGGCCATGAAGGAAGCCCGTCGTCTGGCCGGACCTCGCGCCGGCCGCGTCGGCTACCAGGGCGGCAGCCAGGGCGGGTGGGTCGCGCCACTGGCGGCGGCGCGGGCGCCGGTGGACTTCGCCCTCGTGAGCTTCGGCCTGACGGTGTCCATGCTCGAGCAGGACCTGCAGAGCGTCGCGCTGGAGATGCGGGCCAACGGACATTCCGCGCGGGACACCGAGGATGCGCTGGCGCTGACGCGCGCCGGCCAGAAGGTCATCGAGACGCGCGGCCGGGAGGGCTACGAGGCGTTCGACGCGCTCCGTGAGCAATACCGGTCGCGAGCCTGGTTCAAGGACGTGCGCGGCAACTTCCTGCATCTGGTGCTGCCGCTCGACAAGGCGCAGATCCTCGAGGGACTGAACACGACCTACAAGTTCGACGTGTCCTTCCGCTACGACCCGATGCCGACGCTGCGGGCCTCCCGCACGCCGCAGCTGTGGATCCTCGGCGCCGACGACCGCGTCGCGCCGAGCGCCGGCTCCGAGGCGGACATCCGGTCCCTGATCGCGGCGGGCAAGCGCTACACGCTGGCCGTCTACCCCGGAGCGGATCACGGCATGACCGAATTCGAACTCACGGCGGACGGCAGACGCGTCTCGACGCGTTACGCCGAAGGCTACTTCGCCCTGATGCGGGACTTCATGCGGAACGGCCGGATCGCCGATGTCGGCGACGCTGGCGACCGGTACGGGAAGGCGGTCATCACCCGCCCCCTGCCGGTGAAGTGA
- a CDS encoding methyl-accepting chemotaxis protein, with protein sequence MTLNNMRVGTRLGAGFALILLLLALMLVVSVLRLNSASVAVQAMMASPLAKERLLEEQLRNVVAGVTRGKAIAKNADGGLEALFRDEAKASTARGNEIVKALADLPTADSEKPLLEKFNAARKAYLDARDRMMAAKRADKADEANRIYDSEFSVVSPAYVAALTAVLDYQRKVIDEMNQTIAADTARAQFQLEVLGVIAIALGVVLAITLTRSITRPMAQAIELVDAVAEGDLSKRLKVEGRDEIAYLVGSLGKMSSGLTDLVRQVRQASEGIQTASDEMAVGNMDLSARTEQQASSLEETASSMEQLSAAVRHNADSAHQANQLAQNASDVAVQGGEVVGRVVETMKGINDSSRQIGDIIGVIDGIAFQTNILALNAAVEAARAGEQGRGFAVVASEVRSLAGRSAEAAKEIKRLITASVERVEQGTKMVDRAGETMTEVVGSIRRVNDIIGEISSASSEQSSGVAQVGEAVTHIDQATQQNAALVEQMAAAASGLKSQAEQLVKVVATFKLA encoded by the coding sequence ATGACTCTGAACAACATGCGTGTCGGTACCCGGCTTGGCGCCGGGTTTGCTCTCATCCTGCTGCTGCTGGCGCTGATGCTGGTGGTCAGCGTGCTGCGCCTGAACAGCGCGTCGGTCGCGGTCCAGGCCATGATGGCGTCGCCGCTGGCCAAGGAGCGTCTGCTGGAAGAGCAGCTGCGCAACGTCGTGGCCGGCGTGACGCGCGGCAAGGCGATCGCGAAGAACGCGGACGGCGGGCTGGAGGCGCTCTTCCGGGACGAGGCCAAGGCTTCGACCGCGCGCGGCAACGAGATCGTCAAGGCCCTCGCGGACCTGCCGACCGCCGACAGCGAGAAGCCGCTGCTGGAGAAGTTCAACGCGGCCCGCAAGGCCTACCTCGACGCGCGGGACCGCATGATGGCGGCCAAGCGCGCCGACAAGGCCGACGAGGCCAACCGCATCTACGACAGCGAGTTCAGCGTCGTCTCCCCGGCCTATGTGGCCGCCCTGACCGCCGTGCTGGACTACCAGCGCAAGGTCATCGACGAGATGAACCAGACCATCGCCGCCGACACCGCGCGCGCCCAGTTCCAGCTGGAAGTGCTGGGCGTGATCGCGATCGCGCTCGGCGTGGTGCTGGCGATCACCTTGACGCGTTCGATCACGCGTCCGATGGCGCAGGCCATCGAGCTCGTCGACGCGGTCGCGGAGGGCGATCTGTCCAAGCGCCTGAAGGTCGAGGGCCGTGACGAGATCGCCTACCTGGTCGGCTCGCTCGGCAAGATGAGCAGCGGACTGACCGACCTCGTGCGACAGGTGCGCCAGGCCTCGGAAGGCATCCAGACCGCCAGCGACGAGATGGCCGTGGGCAACATGGACCTGAGCGCGCGCACCGAGCAGCAGGCCAGCTCGCTGGAGGAGACGGCGTCGTCGATGGAGCAGTTGAGCGCCGCGGTGCGGCACAACGCCGACAGCGCGCACCAGGCCAACCAGCTGGCGCAGAACGCGTCGGACGTGGCGGTGCAGGGCGGCGAGGTCGTCGGCCGCGTGGTCGAGACCATGAAGGGCATCAACGACTCGTCGCGCCAGATCGGCGACATCATCGGCGTCATCGACGGCATCGCCTTCCAGACCAACATCCTGGCGCTGAACGCCGCCGTGGAAGCGGCGCGTGCGGGCGAGCAGGGCCGCGGCTTCGCGGTCGTGGCGTCGGAAGTGCGATCGCTGGCGGGCCGTTCGGCCGAGGCGGCCAAGGAGATCAAGCGCCTGATCACCGCCAGCGTCGAGCGGGTGGAGCAGGGCACGAAGATGGTGGACCGGGCCGGCGAGACGATGACCGAGGTGGTGGGCAGCATCCGTCGCGTCAACGACATCATCGGCGAGATCAGCTCGGCGAGCAGCGAGCAGTCCAGCGGCGTCGCGCAGGTCGGCGAGGCCGTCACCCACATCGACCAGGCGACGCAGCAGAACGCCGCGCTGGTCGAGCAGATGGCCGCCGCCGCGAGCGGCCTGAAGTCGCAGGCCGAGCAGCTGGTCAAGGTCGTGGCGACCTTCAAGCTGGCCTGA
- a CDS encoding alpha/beta fold hydrolase codes for MKLSSLIAATGTAAAIAASGAQAADTRTDARTDARVDTSTPAVSYRYAQVDDVRVFYREAGDPSSPTVLLLHGFPTSSFMYRNLIPMLADRYHVIAPDLPGFGLTEAPERGRYAYTFDNLARTMGRFTEVLRLDRYAMQVFDYGAPVGWRLAVAHPERITAIVTQNGNAYEEGLAEAWSPIQKYWADPTAKNRDALREFVSPKLIKWQYTHGVPDESRVSPDTYTMDSALIARPGNVEIQLDLFGDYASNVRQYPQYQAYFRKHRPPVLAVWGRNDPFFLPAGAEAWKRDVPDAEVRFFDTGHFALETHVQEIGPVIREFLDRKVPRSK; via the coding sequence ATGAAGCTCAGCTCTCTCATTGCCGCCACGGGAACCGCCGCCGCCATCGCCGCGAGCGGCGCGCAAGCCGCCGACACACGCACCGATGCGCGCACCGATGCGCGCGTCGACACGTCGACGCCGGCGGTGTCCTACCGCTACGCGCAGGTCGACGACGTCAGGGTGTTCTATCGCGAGGCCGGGGACCCGTCGTCCCCGACGGTGCTGCTGCTGCACGGCTTCCCGACCTCGTCGTTCATGTACCGCAACCTGATCCCGATGCTGGCGGACCGCTATCACGTGATCGCGCCGGACCTGCCCGGCTTCGGCCTCACGGAAGCGCCGGAGCGCGGCCGCTACGCCTACACCTTCGACAACCTGGCCAGGACCATGGGCCGCTTCACCGAGGTGCTGCGCCTGGACCGCTATGCGATGCAGGTCTTCGACTACGGCGCGCCGGTCGGATGGCGCCTGGCCGTGGCGCACCCCGAACGGATCACGGCCATCGTCACGCAGAACGGCAACGCGTATGAGGAAGGCCTCGCCGAGGCCTGGAGCCCGATCCAGAAGTACTGGGCCGATCCCACCGCGAAGAACCGCGACGCGCTGCGCGAGTTCGTCTCGCCGAAGCTGATCAAGTGGCAGTACACGCACGGCGTGCCGGACGAGAGCCGGGTGTCTCCCGACACCTACACGATGGACTCGGCGCTGATCGCGCGTCCGGGCAACGTGGAGATCCAGCTGGACCTGTTCGGCGACTACGCCAGCAACGTCCGCCAGTATCCGCAGTACCAGGCGTATTTCCGCAAGCACCGTCCGCCGGTGCTGGCCGTGTGGGGCAGGAACGACCCCTTCTTCCTGCCGGCGGGCGCCGAGGCCTGGAAGCGCGACGTGCCCGACGCGGAGGTCCGGTTCTTCGACACCGGCCACTTCGCGCTGGAGACGCACGTGCAGGAGATCGGTCCCGTGATCCGCGAGTTCCTGGACCGCAAGGTGCCCCGCTCGAAGTGA
- a CDS encoding helix-turn-helix transcriptional regulator: MAQGKRISVDIDEDALQAIKALGAAAKAARTAAGESQGAAGARLGVHVQTIARIESGEPGVAIGHVFGMLALYGIRPALPV, encoded by the coding sequence ATGGCACAAGGCAAACGCATCTCGGTGGACATCGACGAGGACGCCCTGCAGGCGATCAAGGCCCTGGGCGCCGCGGCCAAGGCCGCGCGCACGGCGGCCGGCGAGAGTCAGGGCGCGGCGGGCGCTCGCCTGGGCGTGCATGTCCAGACCATCGCGCGGATCGAGTCCGGCGAGCCCGGCGTCGCGATCGGGCACGTGTTCGGGATGCTGGCGTTGTACGGGATCAGGCCGGCGCTGCCCGTCTGA
- a CDS encoding STM3941 family protein has product MSRDQETRDQKIIPLSRTKLLLVMAGSMVFVVGGWWMFRAQPGSALEGGPLGHLTLVHAMGLIGIAFFGLVAAFAFRKLFDRSPGLVLREDGIVDNSSGVAAGLIPWRDILGFDVLVIQNSRMLVIRVTSPEQYIERGNPLKRALNRMNFKLCGSPLAISSTTLKINFDELVRLCSAYHARYGTVQGR; this is encoded by the coding sequence GTGAGTCGAGATCAGGAGACCCGCGACCAGAAGATCATCCCGCTCAGCAGGACCAAGCTCCTGCTCGTCATGGCGGGCTCGATGGTGTTCGTCGTCGGCGGCTGGTGGATGTTCCGCGCGCAGCCGGGATCGGCGCTGGAGGGCGGTCCGCTCGGCCACCTGACGCTGGTCCATGCGATGGGCCTCATCGGCATCGCGTTCTTCGGCCTCGTCGCGGCCTTCGCCTTCAGGAAGCTCTTCGACCGGTCGCCCGGCCTGGTGCTGCGCGAGGACGGCATCGTCGACAACTCCAGCGGCGTCGCGGCGGGCCTGATCCCGTGGCGGGACATCCTCGGCTTCGACGTGCTGGTGATCCAGAACTCGCGGATGCTGGTGATCCGCGTGACGTCGCCCGAGCAGTACATCGAGCGCGGCAACCCGCTCAAGCGGGCGCTGAACCGGATGAACTTCAAGCTGTGCGGGAGCCCGCTCGCGATCTCCTCGACCACGCTGAAGATCAACTTCGACGAGCTGGTGCGGCTGTGCTCGGCCTATCACGCCCGTTACGGCACCGTGCAAGGCCGGTGA
- a CDS encoding CsbD family protein: MNKDQVKGAVKDAAGKVQQKTGEVIGSTEQQAKGLAKQVDGKAQKAYGDVKEAAKDAGKH, encoded by the coding sequence ATGAACAAGGACCAAGTGAAGGGCGCCGTCAAGGACGCCGCAGGCAAGGTGCAACAGAAGACCGGTGAGGTCATCGGCAGCACCGAACAGCAGGCCAAGGGCCTGGCCAAGCAGGTCGACGGCAAGGCCCAGAAGGCCTACGGCGACGTGAAGGAAGCGGCCAAGGACGCCGGCAAGCACTGA
- a CDS encoding M81 family metallopeptidase yields MKFFIAHLATETNTFAPAPTGLGGFEEYGIFHGDASRRDPEGTGAFLRFLRELIEADGHEVAESLNAIAQPSGRTVRHVYEALRDEIVADLRAAMPVDAVQLLLHGAMAAEGYDDCEGDLAAHIRKVVGPDVPIGLELDLHCHLTALMQRSATAIVAFKEYPHIDAEPRGRELYRILVDTAAGRVRPVTATFDCKMVGLWHTTREPMQSFVARMQAVEQQPGVLSVSLGHGFPWGDVPEAGAKLWVVTDNDPALARSLAEQLGREFWELRDEIGPELIDVDGALDRALAMDEGPVVLADIADNPGGGAPCDSTFILRRIVQRGIGNVIVGALWDLGAVHICRDAGVGAELDLRIGGKCGPASGDPLDLRVVVRAVVEDHTQTALGTRERLGPSVRVEAANGVHIVLCSIRTQTYGTDAFTGLGLTLENKTLIVVKSTQHFHAEFAPIAKAVLYVTTPGAMNCDFASTPYRLRSPDYWPRVADPHGFG; encoded by the coding sequence ATGAAGTTCTTCATCGCGCACCTCGCCACCGAGACCAACACTTTCGCGCCGGCGCCGACGGGGCTCGGCGGCTTCGAGGAATACGGGATCTTCCACGGCGACGCGAGTCGCCGGGATCCCGAAGGCACGGGCGCCTTCCTGCGCTTCCTGCGCGAGCTGATCGAGGCGGACGGCCATGAGGTGGCCGAGAGCCTGAACGCGATCGCGCAGCCCTCAGGCCGCACGGTGCGGCATGTCTACGAGGCGCTGCGCGACGAGATCGTCGCCGACCTGCGCGCGGCGATGCCCGTCGACGCGGTGCAACTGCTGCTGCACGGCGCGATGGCCGCCGAGGGTTACGACGATTGCGAGGGCGACCTCGCGGCGCACATCCGCAAGGTGGTCGGTCCGGACGTGCCGATCGGGCTGGAGCTCGATCTGCATTGCCACCTCACGGCGCTGATGCAGCGATCGGCGACCGCGATCGTGGCGTTCAAGGAGTACCCGCACATCGACGCGGAGCCGCGCGGGCGCGAGCTCTACCGGATCCTCGTCGACACGGCGGCGGGACGCGTGCGGCCGGTGACGGCGACCTTCGACTGCAAGATGGTCGGGCTCTGGCACACGACGCGCGAGCCGATGCAGTCCTTCGTCGCGCGCATGCAGGCGGTGGAGCAGCAGCCCGGTGTGCTGTCGGTCTCGCTCGGTCACGGCTTCCCGTGGGGCGACGTGCCGGAAGCGGGCGCGAAACTCTGGGTCGTGACCGACAACGACCCGGCACTCGCCCGCTCACTCGCGGAGCAGCTGGGTCGCGAGTTCTGGGAGCTGCGAGACGAGATAGGCCCGGAACTGATCGATGTCGACGGCGCGCTCGACCGCGCCCTGGCGATGGACGAAGGCCCCGTCGTGCTGGCCGACATCGCCGACAACCCCGGCGGCGGCGCGCCCTGCGACAGCACCTTCATCCTGCGCCGCATCGTCCAGCGCGGCATCGGCAACGTGATTGTCGGCGCGTTGTGGGACCTCGGTGCGGTGCACATCTGCCGCGACGCAGGCGTGGGCGCCGAGCTCGACCTGCGCATAGGCGGCAAGTGCGGACCGGCCTCGGGCGACCCGCTGGATCTGCGGGTGGTGGTCCGCGCGGTGGTCGAGGACCACACGCAGACCGCGCTCGGCACGCGCGAGCGGCTCGGCCCCAGCGTGCGCGTCGAGGCGGCGAACGGCGTGCACATCGTGCTCTGCTCGATCCGCACGCAGACCTACGGCACGGACGCGTTCACCGGCCTGGGCCTGACGCTGGAGAACAAGACGCTGATCGTGGTGAAGTCGACGCAGCACTTCCACGCGGAGTTCGCGCCCATCGCCAAGGCGGTGCTCTACGTCACCACGCCCGGGGCGATGAACTGCGATTTCGCGAGCACGCCGTATCGGCTGAGGTCGCCGGACTACTGGCCGAGGGTGGCGGATCCGCACGGGTTCGGTTGA
- a CDS encoding serine hydrolase, translating into MTSMKKAGLAGMVALALTVSAATLAVAQPTQQPAAIPPQKPLAPKVAATPEPPAVPASSASGASSTSSTSTAPAAKALTAADLEAWLDGRVAYSLEAGDIAGAVVSVVKDGQVLFQKGYGYADVKAKVPMSAETSMVRPGSTSKLFTWTAVMQQVQAGKLDLDRDVNDYLDFKIPQTFGKPITLRHLMNHTAGFEEGLKDLLAYDPKLAPSNEDYLKQHPRPMLFAPGQAPGYSNYGVALAGYIVQRVSGEPFDAYVDRHIFQPLGMLHSTTAQPLPAKFEPFIAKGYRQASDPAPSPFELVVTAPAGSGSATASDMARFMLAHLQQGKFNGYEMLSPATTALMHSPSAQTRPGFNVMAHGFFREFRNGRTLLGHGGDTIVFHSDLSLLPDEGVGIFLSFNSRGKDSAVYLARKALMEGFLDRYFPGKPVVDAPALASATKDAPLIAGRYQTSRRVEHGFLSALYLMNQTVITANPDGTILAPSGPTGEMVTFREVAPQLWRKQGGLQELALANVDGVKTVIDSENPVSVLQEAPFLRSAPLTLSILGLSLLVLVSALVAWPLGALLRRADRGTSGASPALHRLRRWQRIAVVVDVVYLTAWIILIMPVLSTDLALYNGGNDWLFGLMQLSGVFALAAAIVGVWVAWRLFRVEATRLSRVWGVLVALALAGIVWIGVVGQLMSLNLNY; encoded by the coding sequence ATGACGTCGATGAAGAAGGCCGGTCTCGCCGGAATGGTCGCCCTGGCGCTGACGGTGTCCGCGGCGACGCTGGCCGTCGCCCAGCCCACCCAGCAGCCCGCGGCGATCCCGCCGCAGAAGCCGCTGGCGCCGAAAGTCGCCGCGACGCCGGAACCGCCCGCGGTGCCGGCGTCCTCCGCCTCGGGGGCCTCGTCGACGTCGTCGACATCGACCGCACCTGCGGCCAAGGCCCTGACCGCCGCCGACCTCGAAGCCTGGCTGGACGGCCGCGTCGCCTACTCGCTCGAGGCCGGCGACATCGCCGGCGCGGTGGTGTCCGTGGTGAAGGACGGCCAGGTCCTGTTCCAGAAGGGCTACGGCTACGCCGACGTCAAGGCCAAGGTGCCGATGAGCGCCGAGACCTCGATGGTGCGGCCCGGCTCGACGTCCAAGCTGTTCACGTGGACGGCGGTGATGCAGCAGGTCCAGGCGGGCAAGCTGGATCTCGATCGCGACGTCAACGACTACCTCGACTTCAAGATCCCGCAGACCTTCGGCAAGCCGATCACGCTGCGGCATCTGATGAACCACACGGCCGGCTTCGAGGAGGGCCTGAAGGACCTGCTCGCCTACGACCCGAAGCTCGCACCGTCCAACGAGGACTACCTGAAGCAGCATCCGCGGCCGATGCTGTTCGCGCCGGGTCAGGCGCCGGGTTACTCCAACTACGGCGTCGCGCTGGCCGGCTACATCGTGCAGCGCGTGTCCGGCGAGCCCTTCGATGCCTACGTCGACCGCCACATCTTCCAGCCGCTGGGCATGCTGCACTCGACGACCGCGCAGCCGCTGCCGGCGAAGTTCGAGCCCTTCATCGCCAAGGGCTACCGTCAGGCGAGCGACCCGGCGCCCTCCCCGTTCGAGCTGGTCGTCACCGCGCCTGCCGGCAGCGGCAGCGCGACGGCGTCCGACATGGCGCGCTTCATGCTCGCGCATCTGCAGCAGGGGAAGTTCAACGGCTACGAGATGCTGAGCCCCGCCACCACCGCGCTCATGCACAGCCCGTCCGCGCAGACGCGGCCCGGCTTCAACGTGATGGCGCACGGCTTCTTCCGCGAGTTCCGCAACGGCCGCACGCTGCTCGGCCACGGCGGCGACACCATCGTGTTCCATTCCGACCTGAGCCTGCTGCCGGATGAAGGCGTCGGGATCTTCCTGTCCTTCAACAGCCGCGGGAAGGACTCGGCGGTCTACCTGGCGCGCAAGGCCTTGATGGAGGGCTTCCTCGACCGCTACTTCCCCGGCAAGCCGGTCGTCGATGCGCCAGCGCTGGCCTCGGCAACCAAGGACGCACCACTGATCGCGGGCCGCTACCAGACCTCGCGCCGCGTCGAGCACGGTTTCCTCAGCGCGCTGTACCTGATGAACCAGACGGTGATCACCGCCAATCCGGACGGCACCATCCTCGCGCCCTCCGGACCGACCGGCGAGATGGTTACCTTCCGCGAGGTCGCGCCGCAGCTGTGGCGCAAGCAGGGCGGCCTGCAGGAGCTCGCGCTGGCCAACGTCGACGGGGTGAAGACCGTCATCGACAGCGAGAACCCCGTCTCCGTGCTGCAGGAGGCGCCCTTCCTGCGCTCGGCGCCGTTGACGCTGAGCATCCTGGGGCTGTCCCTGCTCGTGCTGGTGAGCGCGCTGGTCGCATGGCCGCTGGGCGCGCTGCTGCGCCGCGCGGATCGCGGCACAAGCGGCGCGTCACCCGCGCTGCATCGGCTGCGCCGCTGGCAGCGCATCGCGGTCGTCGTCGACGTCGTCTACCTCACCGCCTGGATCATCCTCATCATGCCGGTGCTCAGCACCGACCTGGCGCTCTACAACGGCGGCAACGACTGGCTCTTCGGCCTGATGCAGCTGAGCGGCGTGTTCGCGCTCGCGGCGGCGATCGTCGGCGTTTGGGTCGCGTGGCGGCTGTTCCGCGTCGAGGCGACGCGCCTCTCGCGCGTGTGGGGCGTGCTGGTCGCGCTCGCCCTGGCGGGCATCGTCTGGATCGGCGTCGTCGGGCAGCTGATGAGCCTCAACCTCAACTATTGA